Proteins co-encoded in one Vibrio aquimaris genomic window:
- the gspE gene encoding type II secretion system ATPase GspE — protein sequence MDEVITFRRLPFSFANRFKMVLEPSEQGLVLYYVAPLAFEALLEVKRVVGEGFEIQEVSKESFDTKLTEAYQRDSSEARQLMEDLGADNDDFFSLAEDLPQDEDLLESDDDAPIIKLINAMLGEAIKEGASDIHIETFEKALSIRFRIDGVLRDVLSPSRKLAPLLVSRVKVMAKLDIAEKRIPQDGRISLRIGGRAVDVRVSTMPSSHGERVVMRLLDKNATRLDLHSLGMTPENHANFRTMIERPHGIILVTGPTGSGKSTTLYAGLQELNSNERNILTVEDPIEFDIDGIGQTQVNPKVDMTFARGLRAILRQDPDVVMVGEIRDLETAQIAVQASLTGHLVMSTLHTNTAVGAITRLRDMGIEPFLISSSLLGVLAQRLVRTLCSECKEPYQADKETKKLFELNEQDELTLFKPKGCEHCNNKGYRGRTGIHELLVVDEQVQESIHSEAGEQAIEKVIRQYTPSIRQDGLSKVRNGITSLEEVMRVTKEG from the coding sequence ATGGACGAAGTAATCACATTTCGCCGCCTACCTTTTAGCTTTGCCAATCGATTTAAAATGGTATTGGAGCCGAGTGAGCAAGGGTTGGTCCTCTACTATGTCGCTCCTTTGGCTTTTGAAGCACTACTTGAGGTCAAGCGAGTTGTTGGTGAAGGTTTCGAAATCCAAGAAGTATCGAAAGAATCTTTTGATACCAAGCTCACTGAAGCTTATCAACGCGATTCATCGGAAGCTCGTCAGTTGATGGAAGATCTCGGTGCTGATAATGATGACTTTTTCTCTCTGGCAGAAGACTTGCCACAAGATGAAGACTTATTAGAGTCTGACGATGATGCGCCAATTATCAAGTTGATTAACGCCATGCTCGGCGAAGCAATCAAAGAAGGTGCTTCGGATATTCATATTGAAACCTTCGAGAAAGCGCTGTCTATTCGTTTTCGTATTGATGGGGTTTTACGTGATGTGTTGTCCCCAAGTAGAAAGCTTGCTCCTTTGCTCGTTTCTAGGGTCAAGGTTATGGCCAAGCTGGATATAGCAGAAAAGCGCATTCCTCAAGATGGCCGGATTTCATTGCGTATTGGCGGTCGAGCAGTTGATGTTCGTGTGTCGACCATGCCATCTTCACATGGAGAACGTGTGGTAATGCGACTACTTGATAAAAACGCCACTCGCCTTGATCTGCACAGTTTAGGAATGACACCTGAGAACCACGCGAATTTTCGTACCATGATTGAACGCCCCCATGGCATTATTTTGGTTACTGGTCCTACAGGTTCAGGTAAATCGACCACTTTGTATGCTGGGCTTCAGGAGCTTAACAGTAATGAGCGTAACATTCTGACCGTTGAAGATCCGATTGAATTTGATATTGATGGGATAGGCCAAACTCAGGTAAACCCTAAAGTTGATATGACTTTTGCTCGCGGCTTGAGAGCAATATTACGTCAAGATCCTGATGTGGTTATGGTGGGCGAGATACGTGATTTAGAAACGGCTCAAATTGCGGTTCAAGCCTCTTTGACCGGCCACTTGGTTATGTCGACCCTGCATACCAATACTGCTGTTGGTGCAATCACTCGCTTGCGAGATATGGGAATCGAGCCATTTCTGATTTCTTCTTCACTACTGGGTGTTTTGGCTCAGCGTCTGGTTCGGACTTTGTGCTCCGAATGTAAAGAGCCTTATCAAGCGGATAAAGAGACGAAGAAGCTGTTCGAACTTAATGAGCAAGATGAGCTAACTCTGTTCAAGCCCAAAGGGTGTGAACACTGCAATAACAAAGGTTATCGAGGTCGTACCGGTATTCATGAACTTCTTGTTGTCGATGAGCAGGTACAAGAGAGTATTCATAGTGAAGCTGGTGAGCAAGCGATTGAAAAAGTGATTCGCCAATATACGCCAAGTATTCGTCAAGATGGTCTAAGCAAGGTTCGTAATGGCATTACCTCTCTTGAAGAAGTAATGAGAGTGACGAAGGAAGGTTAA